In one Pseudomonas tensinigenes genomic region, the following are encoded:
- a CDS encoding DUF3613 domain-containing protein, whose translation MHPFKGLCYLTLLSLPLSAAAIDAGPASAQQQETEGWLVLQSRNKAASPKPQTATATERDLAMQRWLKKYKYEIPDFYDPDAGGKIETKN comes from the coding sequence AAAGGCCTGTGCTACCTGACCCTGCTCAGCCTGCCCCTCAGCGCCGCCGCCATCGACGCCGGCCCCGCCTCGGCGCAACAACAGGAAACCGAAGGCTGGCTGGTCCTGCAAAGCCGCAACAAAGCCGCCTCGCCGAAGCCACAAACGGCGACCGCGACCGAACGGGATCTGGCGATGCAGCGCTGGTTGAAGAAGTACAAATATGAGATTCCGGATTTTTATGATCCGGATGCGGGTGGGAAGATCGAGACCAAGAATTAG
- a CDS encoding A24 family peptidase — MYSFVLLIWLGLCAAQDARQRRIGNGLTLGVAALALVYLLWTGSTWLGADAGQGGWACLIALALTLPGFFMGRMGAGDVKLMTALGLATDGLFILGVFIGAGIASLIWLLLAPRVWLHMSQGLRERLRYLAPDMSKKLPFAPFVLVGAVLVVLWIH; from the coding sequence ATGTACAGTTTTGTCCTCCTGATCTGGCTGGGGCTGTGCGCGGCGCAAGACGCTCGCCAGCGGCGCATTGGCAATGGCCTGACCCTCGGTGTGGCGGCGCTGGCGCTGGTTTATCTGCTGTGGACCGGCAGCACCTGGCTGGGCGCTGACGCAGGGCAGGGCGGCTGGGCCTGCCTGATCGCACTGGCGCTGACCCTGCCGGGGTTTTTCATGGGCCGGATGGGCGCCGGCGATGTGAAATTAATGACAGCTCTGGGGCTTGCGACGGACGGTCTGTTTATTCTCGGCGTGTTTATTGGTGCGGGGATCGCCAGCCTGATCTGGCTGCTGCTGGCGCCAAGAGTCTGGCTCCATATGAGTCAAGGGCTTAGAGAACGTCTGCGATATCTGGCGCCGGACATGTCAAAAAAGCTGCCATTTGCACCGTTCGTGCTGGTCGGTGCTGTGCTCGTTGTACTTTGGATCCATTAG
- a CDS encoding response regulator transcription factor: MNKLTSAVKVLVVDDQPLIVEELCEFLESSGYRCVPCESSQQAIERFSEDAEIGLVLSDLHMPDMDGIQLIQELQRLAGKRRAFEAIMLTGRADKQDVIKALRAGIADYYQKPIDLDELLEGVRRQEVALQERQKNLHLGHLNQKLQFLSESIDDLYQDLDKVRRSPPSVVRDGLGGEPVEAEAQEMPEIFNQLSPRQLDVARLVGKGQTNYQIACELGITENTVKLYVSQVLRLTHMHNRTQLALALSPSASASRQRVTAH; the protein is encoded by the coding sequence GTGAACAAGCTTACGTCTGCGGTAAAAGTCCTCGTGGTCGACGATCAGCCGTTGATTGTGGAGGAGTTGTGCGAGTTTCTTGAAAGCAGCGGTTATCGCTGTGTGCCGTGTGAGTCGAGTCAGCAGGCGATCGAGCGGTTCAGTGAGGACGCGGAAATCGGTCTGGTGCTGAGTGATCTGCACATGCCGGACATGGATGGCATTCAGTTGATTCAGGAATTACAGCGGCTGGCGGGCAAGCGTCGGGCGTTCGAGGCGATCATGCTGACTGGGCGTGCCGACAAGCAGGATGTGATCAAGGCGTTGCGTGCCGGGATTGCCGATTACTATCAGAAGCCGATTGATCTGGATGAGTTGCTCGAAGGTGTGCGACGTCAGGAGGTGGCGCTGCAGGAGCGGCAGAAGAATCTGCATTTGGGGCATTTGAATCAGAAGTTGCAGTTTTTGTCTGAGTCGATTGATGACCTTTATCAGGATCTGGACAAGGTGCGGCGTAGTCCTCCGTCGGTGGTTCGCGATGGGTTGGGCGGTGAGCCCGTTGAGGCTGAGGCGCAGGAGATGCCGGAGATTTTCAATCAGCTGTCGCCGCGGCAACTGGATGTGGCGCGGTTGGTCGGTAAGGGACAGACCAATTATCAGATTGCCTGTGAGTTGGGGATTACCGAGAACACGGTGAAGCTTTATGTTTCGCAGGTGTTGCGGTTGACGCATATGCATAATCGGACGCAGTTGGCTTTGGCCTTGTCGCCGAGTGCTTCTGCTTCTCGGCAGCGGGTTACGGCGCATTGA
- a CDS encoding DUF6124 family protein, which yields MDKLIPDPPLESTTPLEEAIRADNLAKNREAIKRALDFYLCPEPANPRQPSTMFLIHPKIDTESLLAHACESLASANTLAGNFADQLGRPERNTALAIQQIIMLAELAVNRALDRVDPQT from the coding sequence ATGGACAAACTGATCCCCGACCCACCCCTCGAATCCACCACCCCGCTCGAAGAAGCCATCCGCGCCGACAACCTCGCCAAAAACCGCGAAGCGATCAAACGCGCTCTCGATTTCTACCTCTGCCCCGAACCTGCAAACCCCCGCCAACCGAGCACGATGTTTCTCATCCATCCGAAAATCGATACGGAAAGCCTGCTCGCCCACGCCTGCGAATCCCTGGCTTCGGCCAATACGCTGGCCGGTAACTTTGCCGATCAACTCGGCCGGCCCGAGCGTAATACGGCGCTGGCGATTCAGCAGATCATCATGCTGGCTGAACTGGCGGTAAACCGGGCACTGGATCGGGTCGATCCGCAGACCTGA
- a CDS encoding PAS domain-containing protein, whose product MTSGDKLFGRLLKRTPPAAHELPDPLGSPATGLHLYLNDDGGVVQMAGPLRHLLAQFKPQDQPLPLSTYLLPHSTLTIEGRPREWQGLLLDLDFFGLGEQTVHLRGWVQPQGNGWLMQLIDIADLLLERQQSRHRDVCQLIAGQVSEQVRACSQVRLPVIVSEQLQMIAQRWHIPCLALALLDDEQQGWQIHRQYRAHDAPDLWHDGQRLGTPLDSLNGAAPQRVGAHHGLDEHSRVQALFGSAEGFAVPYSDERGVVAWLLCGFYPVDSAAPYLTERDWMTLLGALAGPLLGRLREQQHHLQLERIEALQTLLGTGWWEILAGDAHIQLAPALAAALNVNPGGLALEDWLAQIHPADRDELRSRLQALQQHGEALTLSVRLRGGNNEQAPTWYRVQGQVIGNGKFRRLAGFMLDISDIQNQQQRAAAAHARLDNLIASSPAVIYVQHYHEGALIPAFFSASLQPLLGWSLEDCGSGALIEMIHPDDRDRYFARSRQLLREGSVRARYRLRDRHGEYHWLLDEAKLLRNDLGLPVEAVGLWLDVTEATLAAEQVKKSEERYRILVEDSPAMICRYRPDLILTFGNRPLATYLECTPEQLPGVDLGSWMSAEQRAAFVQRLGSLTAEHPVSTAEISLQLPGREHAWWVWSDRGVFDEHGQLIEVQAVGRDNTEVRRSQQQLTQSAKMATLGEMATGLAHEINQPLNVMRMAIVNVLKRLGNGDVQVDYLTDKLNRIDAQVQRAAKVVDHMRVFGRRSEIEQQLFNPASAIEGTLSLLAEGMRGKGVDLRISETGFEVQVRGYVDQLEQVLINLMVNARDALLSKREKDSSFKPWIAIYAERDEQSVRLWVEDNGGGIDPRLLERIFEPFFTTKPIGVGTGLGLSVSYGIIDNMGGELSVRNSVEGARFCIELPIAADA is encoded by the coding sequence TTGACGTCGGGGGACAAGCTCTTCGGGCGCTTGCTCAAACGCACGCCGCCCGCCGCCCACGAGTTGCCCGACCCACTCGGCTCACCCGCAACAGGCTTGCACCTGTACCTGAACGACGACGGTGGCGTGGTGCAAATGGCCGGCCCGCTGCGCCATCTGCTGGCGCAGTTCAAACCTCAAGATCAGCCCTTGCCACTCAGCACTTATCTGCTGCCCCACAGCACACTGACCATCGAAGGTCGGCCACGGGAGTGGCAGGGGCTCTTGCTGGATCTCGATTTTTTCGGTCTGGGCGAGCAAACCGTGCACCTGCGCGGCTGGGTGCAGCCGCAGGGCAACGGCTGGCTGATGCAGTTGATCGACATCGCTGACTTGCTGCTCGAACGCCAACAATCGCGTCACCGTGACGTCTGCCAATTGATTGCCGGGCAGGTCAGTGAACAGGTACGCGCCTGCAGCCAAGTGCGTTTGCCGGTGATCGTCAGCGAACAATTGCAAATGATCGCCCAGCGCTGGCATATCCCCTGTCTGGCGCTGGCCTTGCTCGATGATGAGCAACAGGGCTGGCAAATCCATCGCCAGTATCGCGCGCACGATGCGCCGGATCTATGGCATGACGGCCAGCGCCTGGGCACGCCGCTGGACAGCCTGAACGGCGCCGCGCCGCAACGCGTCGGCGCACACCATGGCCTCGATGAACATTCGCGGGTGCAGGCCCTGTTCGGCAGTGCCGAAGGTTTCGCGGTGCCGTATAGCGATGAGCGCGGTGTGGTGGCCTGGCTGCTCTGCGGTTTTTATCCCGTGGACAGTGCCGCGCCATACCTGACCGAGCGCGACTGGATGACACTGCTCGGCGCGCTCGCCGGGCCGTTGCTCGGGCGCCTGCGCGAACAGCAACATCACCTGCAACTGGAACGCATCGAAGCGCTGCAAACCCTGCTCGGCACCGGCTGGTGGGAGATTTTGGCAGGCGACGCCCACATTCAACTGGCCCCCGCGCTGGCGGCGGCCCTGAACGTGAACCCTGGCGGATTAGCGCTGGAAGACTGGCTGGCGCAAATCCATCCCGCCGACCGCGACGAGTTGCGCAGCCGTCTGCAAGCCTTGCAACAACACGGTGAAGCCCTGACGTTATCGGTGCGCCTGCGCGGTGGTAATAACGAGCAGGCGCCCACGTGGTATCGCGTGCAGGGCCAAGTGATTGGCAATGGCAAGTTTCGCCGATTGGCCGGTTTCATGCTCGATATCAGCGATATCCAGAACCAGCAACAACGGGCTGCCGCCGCGCATGCACGGCTGGACAACCTGATCGCCAGTTCGCCCGCAGTAATTTACGTCCAGCACTACCACGAAGGCGCGCTGATCCCGGCGTTCTTCAGTGCCAGCCTGCAACCTTTGCTGGGCTGGAGCCTTGAGGACTGCGGCAGCGGCGCACTGATCGAAATGATTCACCCTGACGATCGCGACCGGTATTTCGCCCGCAGCCGTCAGTTGTTGCGCGAAGGTTCGGTGCGCGCGCGTTATCGCCTGCGCGACCGTCACGGTGAATATCACTGGCTGCTCGATGAAGCCAAGTTGCTGCGCAATGACCTCGGCCTGCCGGTCGAAGCGGTTGGTTTGTGGCTGGACGTCACCGAAGCGACTCTGGCGGCCGAGCAGGTGAAAAAAAGTGAAGAGCGCTACCGGATTCTGGTGGAGGATTCGCCGGCGATGATCTGTCGCTACCGCCCGGACCTGATTCTGACCTTCGGCAACCGGCCGCTGGCGACGTACCTGGAATGCACACCGGAGCAACTGCCGGGGGTCGATCTCGGCAGTTGGATGTCCGCGGAACAACGCGCCGCCTTCGTCCAGCGTCTCGGATCACTGACGGCGGAGCACCCGGTAAGCACCGCAGAAATCAGCCTGCAACTGCCCGGCCGCGAACACGCCTGGTGGGTCTGGTCCGATCGTGGCGTGTTCGATGAACACGGCCAATTGATCGAAGTGCAAGCGGTGGGCCGCGACAACACCGAAGTGCGCCGCTCGCAGCAGCAACTCACGCAAAGCGCGAAAATGGCCACCCTTGGCGAAATGGCCACCGGGCTTGCCCATGAAATCAATCAGCCGCTGAACGTGATGCGCATGGCCATCGTCAACGTGCTCAAGCGTCTGGGCAACGGCGATGTGCAGGTCGATTACCTGACCGACAAACTCAACCGCATCGATGCGCAGGTTCAGCGTGCGGCGAAAGTAGTCGATCACATGCGCGTATTCGGCCGACGTTCGGAGATCGAGCAGCAACTGTTCAACCCCGCCTCGGCCATCGAAGGCACGCTGTCGCTACTGGCCGAAGGCATGCGCGGCAAAGGCGTGGACTTGCGCATCAGCGAGACCGGGTTCGAGGTGCAAGTGCGCGGCTATGTCGATCAGCTTGAGCAGGTGTTGATCAACCTGATGGTCAATGCGCGCGATGCGTTGCTGAGCAAACGCGAGAAGGACTCGAGCTTCAAACCGTGGATTGCGATCTACGCTGAACGCGATGAACAGAGTGTACGGCTGTGGGTCGAGGACAACGGCGGCGGCATTGATCCGCGTCTGCTGGAGCGGATCTTCGAGCCGTTTTTCACCACCAAACCGATCGGCGTGGGCACCGGATTGGGGTTGTCGGTGAGCTACGGCATCATCGACAACATGGGCGGCGAGTTGAGCGTGCGCAACTCGGTGGAGGGCGCGCGGTTCTGCATCGAGTTGCCGATTGCCGCGGATGCCTAG
- a CDS encoding TadE/TadG family type IV pilus assembly protein: protein MKTGFRKSQKGAVAIEFALVFIIFFAVFYGLVSYSLPLVMMQSFNQATSEAVRRSVAVDPNTPNYSTVVLNTANATLTQQLSWIPPVFNLVIGVDTSSQYSASGLLTVRVDYPVSKLNQVMPFLVLPVVGTVPNLPTYLTAKSSLQF from the coding sequence ATGAAAACCGGCTTTCGGAAGTCGCAAAAAGGTGCGGTGGCGATCGAGTTCGCCTTGGTGTTCATCATTTTTTTCGCCGTGTTTTACGGCCTGGTCAGTTACAGCCTGCCCTTGGTGATGATGCAATCGTTCAACCAGGCCACGTCCGAAGCGGTACGTCGCAGTGTCGCGGTCGATCCCAACACACCCAACTATTCAACAGTCGTGCTCAACACCGCGAACGCCACGCTGACCCAGCAATTGTCTTGGATTCCGCCGGTCTTCAACCTGGTGATCGGCGTTGATACCAGCAGCCAGTACAGCGCATCAGGCCTGCTGACGGTGCGAGTGGATTATCCGGTCAGCAAGTTGAATCAGGTCATGCCGTTTCTGGTGCTTCCGGTCGTTGGCACAGTGCCCAATCTGCCCACCTACCTGACAGCCAAATCGAGTCTGCAATTTTGA